From a single Streptomyces misionensis genomic region:
- the rpsM gene encoding 30S ribosomal protein S13 yields MARVSGVDIPREKRVEVALTYVFGIGRTLSKETLAATGVDPNTRVRDLSEEQLVAIREYVDNNIKTEGDLRREIQADIRRKVEIGCYQGLRHRRGLPVRGQRTSTNARTRKGPRRAIAGKKKPGKK; encoded by the coding sequence ATGGCACGCGTTTCCGGTGTTGACATCCCGCGCGAAAAGCGCGTGGAGGTCGCCCTCACCTACGTGTTCGGCATCGGCCGGACCCTCTCGAAGGAGACGCTGGCTGCGACCGGCGTCGACCCGAACACCCGCGTTCGTGACCTGAGCGAAGAGCAGCTGGTCGCGATCCGCGAGTACGTCGACAACAACATCAAGACCGAGGGTGACCTCCGTCGCGAGATCCAGGCCGACATCCGCCGCAAGGTCGAGATCGGTTGCTACCAGGGTCTCCGTCACCGTCGCGGTCTGCCCGTCCGCGGTCAGCGCACCAGCACCAACGCCCGTACCCGCAAGGGCCCGCGTCGCGCCATCGCCGGCAAGAAGAAGCCGGGCAAGAAGTAG
- the rpmJ gene encoding 50S ribosomal protein L36: protein MKVKPSVKKICDKCRVIRRHGRVMVICENPRHKQRQG from the coding sequence ATGAAGGTCAAGCCGAGCGTCAAGAAGATCTGCGACAAGTGCAGGGTGATCCGCCGTCACGGCCGGGTCATGGTCATCTGCGAGAACCCGCGCCACAAGCAGCGCCAGGGCTGA
- the rpsK gene encoding 30S ribosomal protein S11: MPPKGRQGAAKKVRRKEKKNVAHGHAHIKSTFNNTIVSITDPSGNVISWASAGHVGFKGSRKSTPFAAQMAAESAARRAQEHGMRKVDVFVKGPGSGRETAIRSLQATGLEVGSIQDVTPTPHNGCRPPKRRRV; encoded by the coding sequence ATGCCCCCCAAGGGTCGTCAGGGCGCTGCCAAGAAGGTGCGCCGCAAGGAAAAGAAGAACGTCGCTCACGGCCACGCGCACATCAAGAGCACGTTCAACAACACGATCGTCTCGATCACGGACCCCTCGGGCAACGTGATCTCCTGGGCCTCCGCCGGCCACGTCGGCTTCAAGGGCTCCCGGAAGTCCACGCCGTTCGCCGCGCAGATGGCCGCCGAGTCGGCTGCCCGCCGCGCCCAGGAGCACGGCATGCGCAAGGTCGACGTGTTCGTCAAGGGCCCGGGTTCCGGCCGTGAGACCGCGATCCGCTCCCTGCAGGCCACGGGCCTCGAGGTCGGCTCCATCCAGGACGTCACCCCGACCCCGCACAACGGCTGCCGTCCCCCGAAGCGCCGCCGCGTCTGA
- the infA gene encoding translation initiation factor IF-1 produces the protein MAKKQGAIEIEGTVVESLPNAMFKVELQNGHQVLAHISGKMRMHYIRILPDDRVVVELSPYDLTRGRIVYRYK, from the coding sequence GTGGCCAAGAAGCAAGGTGCCATCGAGATCGAGGGCACTGTCGTCGAGTCTCTGCCGAACGCCATGTTCAAGGTCGAGCTCCAGAACGGCCACCAGGTCCTGGCACACATCAGCGGCAAGATGCGTATGCACTACATCCGCATCCTCCCTGACGACCGGGTCGTGGTGGAGCTGTCTCCGTACGACCTGACGCGTGGCCGGATCGTCTACCGGTACAAGTAG